A window of Candidatus Pantoea floridensis contains these coding sequences:
- a CDS encoding UDP-2,3-diacylglucosamine diphosphatase: MSRTLFIADLHLCNEEPAITAGFLHFLQGEARSCDALYILGDLFEAWIGDDDPNPLHQQIAAALRALPVPTFFIHGNRDFLLGQRFARACGMTLLPEEQVLELYGQRVLIMHGDTLCTDDEGYQRFRAKVHQRWLQRLFLALPLRMRMRIAARMRNGSKQANQHKSVSIMDVNQQAVEETMTRHKLRILIHGHTHRPAIHHFPLHGENAQRAVLGAWHENGSMIQLDASGVSLIEFPF, from the coding sequence ATGTCGCGCACGCTGTTTATCGCAGATCTGCATCTGTGTAATGAAGAACCGGCAATTACTGCCGGTTTTCTGCATTTTTTGCAGGGTGAAGCGCGTTCGTGCGATGCGCTTTACATTCTTGGCGATCTGTTTGAAGCCTGGATCGGCGACGACGATCCGAATCCGCTGCATCAGCAAATTGCGGCAGCGCTCAGAGCGCTACCGGTGCCAACATTCTTCATTCACGGTAATCGCGACTTTCTGCTAGGCCAGCGCTTTGCGCGCGCCTGTGGCATGACGCTGCTGCCAGAAGAACAGGTGCTGGAGCTATATGGTCAGCGCGTGTTGATCATGCACGGCGATACCTTGTGCACCGATGACGAAGGCTATCAGCGTTTTCGCGCCAAAGTGCATCAGCGCTGGCTGCAGCGCCTGTTCCTCGCATTGCCTTTGCGCATGCGCATGCGCATTGCTGCGCGCATGCGTAATGGCAGCAAGCAGGCTAATCAGCACAAGTCGGTCAGCATTATGGACGTCAATCAGCAGGCCGTTGAGGAAACAATGACGCGCCACAAGCTGCGGATACTGATTCACGGCCACACGCATCGCCCGGCGATTCATCACTTCCCGCTGCATGGCGAAAACGCCCAGCGCGCGGTGCTCGGTGCCTGGCATGAGAATGGTTCGATGATTCAGCTTGATGCCAGCGGCGTAAGCCTAATCGAATTCCCCTTCTAA
- the ppiB gene encoding peptidylprolyl isomerase B — protein MVTFQTNHGDIVIKTFDDKAPATVKNFLEYCAEGFYDNTIFHRVINGFMIQGGGFEPGMKQKDTKADIRNEANNGLKNTKGTLAMARTQAPHSATAQFFINVADNDFLNFRDESLQGWGYCVFAEVVEGMDVVEKIKAVKTGRSGMHQDVPVDDVVIQKVTVSE, from the coding sequence ATGGTCACTTTCCAGACGAACCATGGCGATATCGTAATCAAAACCTTCGATGACAAAGCGCCGGCTACCGTAAAGAACTTCCTGGAATACTGCGCGGAAGGTTTTTACGATAACACTATCTTCCATCGCGTAATCAACGGCTTCATGATTCAGGGCGGCGGTTTTGAGCCTGGCATGAAGCAGAAAGATACCAAAGCAGACATTCGCAACGAAGCGAATAACGGCCTGAAGAATACCAAAGGCACCCTGGCGATGGCGCGTACTCAGGCTCCACACTCAGCCACTGCCCAGTTCTTCATCAACGTAGCAGACAACGACTTCCTGAACTTCCGTGACGAAAGCCTGCAGGGCTGGGGTTACTGCGTGTTTGCTGAAGTGGTTGAAGGCATGGACGTGGTTGAGAAAATCAAAGCGGTGAAAACTGGCCGTAGCGGCATGCATCAGGACGTTCCGGTTGACGACGTTGTCATCCAGAAAGTGACCGTTAGCGAGTAA
- the cysS gene encoding cysteine--tRNA ligase, with amino-acid sequence MLKIYNTLSRQKEEFKPIHAGEIGMYVCGITVYDLCHIGHGRTFVAFDVVARYLRYVGYQLKYVRNITDIDDKIIKRANQNGESIETLTNRMIAEMHKDFAALGILPPDLEPRATRHIDEIIELVGTLIERNHAYVADNGDVMFDVLSDKAYGVLSRQDLEQLQAGARVEVADVKRNPMDFVLWKMSKADEPAWNSPWGNGRPGWHIECSAMNCKQLGTHFDIHGGGSDLMFPHHENEVAQSTCAHDGPYVNYWMHSGMVMVDREKMSKSLDNFFTVRDVLQHYDAETVRYFLMSGHYRSQLNYGEDNLNQARAALERLYTALRHTDANATAAGGEAFEARFRTAMDDDFNTPEAYSVLFDMAREVNRLKTEDKAAADALAAKLRQIADVLGILQQDPELFLQSGAQVNDDEVAEIEHWVKARSDARAAKDWAQADVARDKLNELGVIVEDGPQGSSWRRK; translated from the coding sequence ATGCTAAAGATTTATAACACCCTGAGTCGACAGAAAGAGGAATTCAAACCCATCCATGCCGGTGAAATCGGTATGTACGTGTGTGGTATTACGGTTTACGACCTCTGTCATATCGGCCATGGGCGTACCTTTGTGGCATTCGACGTGGTGGCGCGTTATCTGCGTTACGTGGGCTATCAGCTGAAGTATGTGCGCAACATCACCGATATTGATGACAAAATCATCAAGCGCGCCAATCAAAACGGCGAAAGCATTGAAACGCTGACCAACCGCATGATCGCCGAAATGCATAAAGATTTCGCTGCACTCGGCATTCTGCCGCCGGATCTGGAACCGCGCGCCACGCGCCATATCGATGAGATTATCGAGCTGGTCGGCACGCTGATTGAACGTAATCACGCCTACGTCGCCGACAACGGCGACGTGATGTTCGACGTGCTGAGCGACAAAGCTTACGGCGTGCTGTCACGTCAGGATCTGGAACAGCTGCAGGCCGGTGCGCGCGTCGAAGTGGCGGACGTGAAGCGCAATCCGATGGACTTCGTGCTGTGGAAAATGTCCAAAGCCGACGAACCAGCATGGAATTCGCCGTGGGGCAACGGTCGTCCAGGCTGGCACATAGAATGTTCGGCGATGAACTGCAAACAGCTCGGCACCCATTTCGACATTCACGGCGGCGGCTCGGATCTGATGTTCCCGCACCATGAAAACGAAGTGGCGCAATCCACCTGTGCGCACGATGGTCCGTACGTGAATTACTGGATGCACTCCGGCATGGTGATGGTTGATCGCGAGAAGATGTCAAAATCGCTGGATAACTTCTTCACCGTGCGCGATGTGTTGCAGCATTACGATGCCGAAACCGTGCGCTACTTCCTGATGTCGGGCCACTATCGCAGCCAGCTCAACTACGGCGAAGATAACCTCAATCAGGCGCGTGCGGCGCTCGAGCGCTTGTACACCGCGCTGCGTCACACCGACGCCAACGCTACGGCGGCGGGTGGCGAAGCGTTCGAAGCGCGTTTCCGCACCGCGATGGATGACGACTTCAACACGCCGGAAGCCTATTCGGTGTTGTTCGATATGGCGCGTGAAGTGAATCGCCTGAAAACTGAAGACAAAGCGGCGGCCGATGCGCTGGCGGCGAAACTCCGCCAGATCGCCGATGTGCTCGGCATTCTGCAGCAGGATCCGGAGCTGTTCCTGCAGAGCGGTGCGCAGGTTAATGACGACGAAGTGGCGGAAATCGAACATTGGGTGAAAGCCCGTTCCGACGCGCGTGCAGCCAAAGATTGGGCGCAGGCGGATGTGGCGCGCGATAAGCTCAACGAGTTGGGCGTGATCGTTGAGGATGGGCCACAAGGTTCCAGCTGGCGACGCAAATAA
- the purE gene encoding 5-(carboxyamino)imidazole ribonucleotide mutase, translated as MSSNATPARIAIVMGSKSDWATMQFAEEILNSLDVPFHVEVVSAHRTPDKLFSFAETAAENGFQVIIAGAGGAAHLPGMLAAKTLVPVLGVPVQSAALSGVDSLYSIVQMPRGIPVGTLAIGKAGAANAALLAAQILAIHDSALAARIASWRQTQTDEVLNNPDPREEA; from the coding sequence ATGTCATCCAACGCCACCCCGGCCCGTATCGCCATCGTCATGGGTTCTAAAAGTGACTGGGCTACCATGCAGTTCGCCGAGGAAATTCTTAACAGCCTGGATGTACCCTTCCACGTTGAAGTGGTCTCAGCTCACCGTACGCCTGACAAACTGTTCAGCTTCGCGGAAACCGCCGCCGAGAACGGTTTTCAGGTGATCATCGCCGGCGCTGGCGGTGCTGCCCATCTGCCGGGCATGCTGGCCGCCAAAACGCTGGTGCCGGTGCTGGGCGTGCCGGTGCAAAGTGCCGCGCTGAGCGGCGTTGATAGCCTCTACTCCATTGTGCAGATGCCGCGCGGTATTCCGGTGGGTACGCTGGCGATCGGTAAAGCCGGTGCCGCCAACGCTGCACTGCTGGCGGCGCAGATTCTGGCGATTCACGACAGCGCGCTGGCCGCGCGCATCGCCAGCTGGCGTCAAACGCAGACCGATGAAGTGCTGAATAACCCGGATCCGCGGGAGGAAGCATGA
- a CDS encoding AAA family ATPase: MAIEQIQIYGFRSVRNLTLELQQLNVVSGPNGCGKSNLYKAVRLLHEAASGRLALALAEEGGIQKAMWAGGLRRGDRRHDPKRLSLAVVMDDMDYQLDVGFPEPLATSMFNLDPLVKEERLWMSGQRRRPSSCILQRSNQTAFLHNVDGERVSYPAVLHPEESLFGQLGEPHLYPELSQVRERLRQWRFYHEFAVWPGSPIRAPQIGVRAPVLSHDGSNLAAAWATIVERGHHELLFQVMEEAFPDTEFHVDVQNGRFQMLMSRRGILRPLESAEFSDGTLRFLCLVVALLSPRPPAFMALNEPENSLHEDLLPALARLIAEASQFSQLWITSHSPKLATLIAEHTAVNHIELEQIEGETRVVGDERFL; encoded by the coding sequence ATGGCGATTGAACAGATTCAGATTTACGGCTTCCGCTCGGTACGTAACCTGACGCTGGAGCTACAACAGCTCAACGTGGTGAGCGGACCCAACGGCTGCGGCAAATCCAACCTGTATAAAGCGGTGCGGCTATTGCACGAAGCGGCTAGCGGGCGCTTAGCGTTGGCGCTAGCGGAAGAGGGCGGCATCCAGAAAGCGATGTGGGCGGGCGGCTTGCGGCGCGGCGATCGTCGCCACGATCCGAAACGTCTTTCATTGGCAGTGGTAATGGACGACATGGATTACCAGCTCGATGTCGGGTTCCCTGAGCCGTTGGCCACCAGCATGTTCAACCTCGATCCGCTGGTGAAAGAGGAACGCTTGTGGATGAGCGGCCAGCGGCGACGTCCCTCTTCCTGCATTCTGCAACGCAGCAATCAAACGGCTTTTCTGCATAACGTTGATGGCGAGCGCGTGAGTTATCCGGCGGTGCTGCATCCGGAAGAGTCGCTATTTGGGCAACTGGGCGAACCGCATCTTTATCCCGAGCTTTCGCAGGTGCGCGAACGGCTGCGCCAGTGGCGCTTTTATCATGAGTTTGCCGTGTGGCCCGGTTCGCCAATTCGTGCGCCACAGATTGGCGTGCGCGCGCCGGTGCTGAGCCACGATGGCAGCAATCTGGCGGCGGCGTGGGCCACCATCGTCGAGCGTGGCCATCACGAGCTGTTGTTTCAGGTGATGGAAGAGGCTTTTCCGGATACGGAATTTCACGTGGATGTGCAGAACGGGCGTTTTCAGATGCTGATGTCGCGACGCGGGATTTTGCGTCCGCTGGAGAGCGCCGAGTTCTCTGATGGCACGCTGCGATTTCTTTGCTTAGTGGTGGCGCTGCTGAGCCCGCGCCCGCCCGCGTTTATGGCGCTGAATGAACCGGAAAACAGCCTGCATGAAGATCTGCTGCCAGCGCTGGCGCGCCTGATCGCCGAAGCCAGCCAGTTTAGCCAGCTGTGGATCACCAGCCATTCACCGAAACTGGCGACGCTGATTGCTGAACATACCGCGGTGAATCATATCGAGCTGGAGCAAATCGAAGGGGAAACGCGCGTGGTGGGTGACGAACGGTTTTTATAA
- the purK gene encoding 5-(carboxyamino)imidazole ribonucleotide synthase, with product MKPVCVLGNGQLGRMLRQAGEPLGIAVYPVGLDAEPSALPIAESVITAEIERWPETALTRELASHPAFVNRDIFPRLADRLTQKQLLDQLNLATAPWQLLADKAEWPKVFNTLGELAIVKRRTGGYDGRGQWRLRANETDALPDECYGECIVEQGINFSGEVSLVGARGHDGSTVFYPLTHNLHQDGILRTSVAFPQADAAQQQQAETMLSAIMHELNYVGVMAMECFITPAGLLINELAPRVHNSGHWTQNGASISQFELHLRAVLGLPLPQPVVFAPSVMVNLIGTDVNLAWLQQPLVHLHWYDKEVRAGRKVGHLNLTDSDRPRLALALNALVPLLPEEYASGIAWAVEKL from the coding sequence ATGAAGCCGGTTTGTGTATTAGGCAACGGTCAGTTAGGCCGCATGCTGCGCCAGGCGGGTGAACCGCTCGGCATCGCGGTGTATCCGGTGGGTTTGGATGCAGAACCGTCTGCGCTGCCGATCGCTGAAAGCGTAATTACTGCCGAGATCGAGCGCTGGCCGGAAACCGCGTTAACCCGCGAACTGGCTAGCCATCCTGCATTTGTGAATCGCGATATTTTCCCGCGTCTGGCCGATCGCCTGACGCAAAAACAGCTGCTGGATCAGTTAAACCTGGCCACCGCGCCGTGGCAGCTGCTGGCCGATAAAGCCGAGTGGCCTAAGGTGTTCAATACCCTTGGCGAACTGGCGATTGTCAAGCGTCGCACCGGCGGCTATGACGGTCGCGGCCAGTGGCGCTTGCGCGCCAATGAAACCGACGCGCTGCCGGATGAGTGCTACGGTGAATGCATCGTTGAGCAAGGCATTAACTTCAGCGGCGAAGTGTCGCTGGTGGGCGCGCGTGGACACGATGGCAGCACGGTGTTTTATCCGCTGACGCATAACCTGCATCAGGACGGCATTCTGCGCACCAGCGTGGCCTTCCCGCAGGCCGATGCCGCACAGCAACAGCAAGCGGAAACGATGCTCAGCGCCATTATGCATGAGCTGAATTACGTCGGTGTGATGGCGATGGAGTGCTTCATTACGCCAGCAGGATTACTGATTAATGAGCTCGCTCCGCGCGTGCACAACAGCGGCCACTGGACGCAGAACGGCGCGTCAATCAGCCAGTTCGAGCTGCACCTGCGTGCGGTGCTCGGTTTGCCGCTGCCGCAGCCGGTGGTGTTTGCGCCGTCGGTGATGGTCAATCTGATTGGTACCGATGTGAATCTGGCGTGGCTGCAACAGCCGCTGGTGCATTTGCATTGGTACGATAAAGAAGTGCGCGCCGGTCGTAAGGTGGGACATCTGAATCTGACCGATAGCGATCGCCCGCGTTTAGCCTTAGCGCTGAATGCACTGGTGCCGCTGCTGCCGGAAGAGTATGCCAGCGGGATTGCCTGGGCAGTGGAGAAGCTCTAA